A window of the Lactuca sativa cultivar Salinas chromosome 7, Lsat_Salinas_v11, whole genome shotgun sequence genome harbors these coding sequences:
- the LOC111905476 gene encoding lycopene epsilon cyclase, chloroplastic, producing MECFGARNMTATMAVFTCPRFTDCNIRHKFSLLKQRRFTNLSASSSLRQIKCSAKSDRCVVDKQGISVADEEDYVKAGGSELFFVQMQRTKSMESQSKLSEKLAQIPIGNCILDLVVIGCGPAGLALAAESAKLGLNVGLIGPDLPFTNNYGVWQDEFIGLGLEGCIEHSWKDTLVYLDDDADPIRIGRAYGRVHRDLLHEELLRRCVESGVSYLSSKVERITEAPNGYSLIECEGNITIPCRLATVASGAASGKFLEYELGGPRVCVQTAYGIEVEVENNPYDPDLMVFMDYRDFSKHKPESLEAKYPTFLYVMAMSPTKIFFEETCLASREAMPFNLLKSKLMSRLKAMGIRITRTYEEEWSYIPVGGSLPNTEQKNLAFGAAASMVHPATGYSVVRSLSEAPNYAAVIAKILRQDQSKEMISLGKYTNISKQAWETLWPLERKRQRAFFLFGLSHIVLMDLEGTRTFFRTFFRLPKWMWWGFLGSSLSSTDLIIFALYMFVIAPHSLRMELVRHLLSDPTGATMVKAYLTI from the exons ATGGAGTGCTTTGGAGCTCGAAACATGACGGCAACAATGGCGGTTTTTACGTGCCCTAGATTCACGGACTGTAATATCAGGCACAAATTTTCGTTACTGAAACAACGAAGATTTACTAATTTATCAGCATCGTCTTCGTTGCGTCAAATTAAGTGCAGCGCTAAAAGCGACCGTTGTGTAGTGGATAAACAAGGGATTTCCGTAGCAGACGAAGAAGATTATGTGAAGGCCGGTGGATCGGAGCTGTTTTTTGTTCAAATGCAGCGGACTAAGTCCATGGAAAGCCAGTCTAAACTTTCCGAAAAG CTAGCACAGATACCAATTGGAAATTGCATACTTGATCTGGTTGTAATCGGTTGTGGCCCTGCTGGCCTTGCTCTTGCTGCAGAGTCAGCCAAACTAGGGTTGAACGTTGGACTCATTGGCCCTGATCTTCCTTTTACAAACAATTATGGTGTTTGGCAGGATGAATTTATAG GTCTTGGACTTGAAGGATGCATCGAACATTCTTGGAAAGATACTCTTGTATACCTTGATGATGATGCTGATCCCATCCGCATAGGTCGTGCATATGGCAGAGTTCATCGTGATTTACTTCATGAAGAGTTGTTAAGAAG GTGTGTGGAATCAGGTgtttcatatctaagctccaaagtaGAAAGAATCACTGAAGCTCCAAATGGCTATAGTCTCATTGAATGCGAAGGCAATATCACCATTCCATGCAG GCTTGCTACTGTTGCATCAGGGGCAGCTTCAGGGAAATTTCTGGAGTATGAACTTGGGGGTCCCCGTGTTTGTGTCCAAACAGCTTATGGTATAGAGGTTGAG gttgaaaacaaCCCCTATGATCCAGATCTAATGGTGTTCATGGATTATAGAGACTTCTCAAAACATAAACCGGAATCTTTAGAAGCAAAATATCCGACTTTCCTCTATGTCATGGCCATGTCTCCAACAAAAATATTCTTTGAGGAAACTTGTCTAGCTTCAAGAGAAGCCATGCCTTTCAATCTTCTAAAGTCCAAACTCATGTCACGATTAAAGGCAATGGGTATCCGAATAACAAGAACGTACGAAGAG GAATGGTCGTATATCCCCGTAGGTGGATCGTTACCTAATACAGAACAAAAGAATCTCGCATTTGGTGCTGCAGCTAGTATGGTGCACCCTGCCACAGGGTATTCAGTTGTTCGATCTTTGTCAGAAGCTCCTAATTATGCAGCAGTCATTGCTAAGATTTTAAGACAAGATCAATCTAAAGAAATGATTTCTCTTGGAAAATACACTAACATTTCAAAACAAG CATGGGAAACATTGTGGCCACTTGAAAGGAAAAGACAGCGAGCCTTCTTTCTATTCGGACTATCACACATCGTGCTAATGGATCTAGAGGGAACACGTACATTTTTCCGTACTTTCTTTCGTTTGCCCAAATG GATGTGGTGGGGATTTTTGGGGTCTTCTTTATCTTCAACGGATTTGATAATATTTGCGCTTTATATGTTTGTGATAGCACCTCACAGCTTGAGAATGGAACTGGTTAGACATCTACTTTCTGATCCGACAGGGGCAACTATGGTAAAAGCATATCTCACTATATAG